A genomic segment from bacterium encodes:
- a CDS encoding protein kinase, with protein sequence MIGKSLGTYQLQSELGRGGMGVVYLAYDRSLQRQVALKVLPLHLCGHPDVVARFLKEARAAARLSHPGIVEIYTIGCEEGVHFFAMELLTGSSLEAILEKEGALSPDKALRIALRVAEALDHAHRKGFIHRDIKPSNIMIDRERDLVKVTDFGIAKALESGTQATASEVRLGTPRYMSPEQVRGETLDPRSDVFSLGVVLFQMLTGRGPFGGDSFLVVMRNILEREPEFLPQDEAAVPAGVREVVGKAMVKNPEERFRSAGELARELRRLLGEEAPRARRGPRWWPLALLLAAAAAAAVGLLRFRGSEPEAVPLPEPVPAPLPAPSAPPPTPVAGEEEFAALLEFLRSHPDGLEEGASRCREFLAAYPDSPRAEAVRAEAARLDAARAERELRFRELMDEGNGFARAGRWKEAGGAYARAGEFDAGGEAEAAGREARFQGLLASARSAPDPAAAVALCRQALEIFPDRPEAGAELEKQQERLDRAAAARRDLENGRSLLRQGRVREAAAALSSAVELDPEGNEARALLEDARARLPGFILVSVTPAEAEVYLDGTYRGRGTVLERIEAAPGLHAVRVVHPGYRPYSGEVTVAPERESALRIGLSPLPTPVPRNERKAPLPVNIF encoded by the coding sequence GCCGCCCGCCTCAGCCACCCCGGGATCGTGGAGATCTACACCATCGGCTGCGAGGAAGGGGTTCATTTCTTCGCCATGGAACTGCTGACCGGGTCCTCCCTGGAGGCGATCCTGGAGAAGGAGGGGGCGCTGTCCCCGGACAAGGCCCTGCGGATCGCCCTGCGGGTGGCGGAAGCGCTCGACCACGCCCACCGCAAAGGATTCATCCACCGCGACATCAAGCCCAGCAACATCATGATCGACCGGGAGCGGGACCTGGTCAAGGTGACCGATTTCGGGATCGCCAAGGCCCTGGAGAGCGGAACCCAGGCCACCGCTTCCGAGGTCAGGCTGGGGACCCCCCGCTACATGTCCCCCGAGCAGGTCCGCGGGGAGACCCTCGACCCCCGGTCCGATGTTTTTTCCCTGGGGGTGGTTCTCTTCCAGATGCTGACCGGCCGCGGCCCCTTCGGAGGCGATTCGTTCCTGGTAGTGATGCGCAACATCCTCGAGCGCGAACCTGAGTTTCTCCCCCAGGACGAAGCCGCCGTTCCGGCCGGGGTCCGGGAAGTCGTCGGGAAAGCCATGGTCAAAAACCCCGAGGAACGCTTCCGGTCGGCGGGGGAGCTGGCCCGGGAACTGAGACGGCTTCTGGGAGAGGAAGCCCCCCGCGCCCGCCGCGGACCGCGCTGGTGGCCGCTGGCGTTGCTGCTGGCGGCGGCGGCCGCCGCCGCCGTGGGTCTGCTGCGGTTCCGGGGTTCCGAGCCCGAAGCGGTCCCCCTTCCCGAACCGGTCCCCGCGCCCCTCCCCGCGCCGTCCGCCCCCCCTCCGACTCCGGTCGCGGGGGAGGAGGAGTTTGCCGCTCTCCTCGAGTTTCTGCGCTCGCACCCGGACGGCCTGGAAGAAGGCGCTTCCCGCTGCCGGGAGTTTCTGGCGGCTTACCCGGATTCTCCCCGGGCCGAGGCCGTGCGCGCGGAAGCCGCCCGCCTGGACGCCGCCCGGGCCGAGCGGGAACTGCGCTTCCGGGAGCTGATGGACGAGGGCAACGGCTTCGCCCGCGCCGGCCGCTGGAAAGAAGCGGGCGGCGCCTACGCCCGCGCCGGGGAGTTCGACGCCGGCGGCGAGGCCGAGGCCGCCGGCCGCGAAGCCCGGTTTCAAGGCCTGCTGGCATCCGCCCGCTCCGCCCCCGATCCGGCCGCGGCGGTCGCTCTCTGCCGGCAGGCGCTGGAGATCTTCCCCGACCGGCCCGAGGCCGGAGCCGAGTTGGAAAAGCAGCAGGAGCGGCTGGACCGGGCCGCCGCGGCCCGGCGGGACCTGGAGAACGGCCGCAGTCTGCTGCGCCAGGGCCGGGTCCGGGAAGCGGCGGCGGCGCTTTCTTCGGCGGTCGAACTCGACCCGGAAGGGAACGAGGCCCGCGCCCTGCTCGAGGACGCCCGCGCCCGCCTCCCCGGCTTTATCCTGGTATCGGTGACCCCGGCGGAAGCCGAGGTTTACCTGGACGGGACCTACCGGGGCCGGGGAACGGTCCTGGAGCGGATCGAGGCCGCCCCCGGGCTGCATGCGGTCAGGGTGGTCCACCCCGGCTACCGTCCCTACTCCGGGGAGGTCACCGTCGCTCCGGAGCGGGAGAGCGCCTTGCGGATCGGCCTGAGCCCCTTGCCCACTCCGGTCCCCCGCAACGAACGCAAGGCCCCGCTTCCCGTCAATATATTTTAA